From Pempheris klunzingeri isolate RE-2024b chromosome 16, fPemKlu1.hap1, whole genome shotgun sequence, a single genomic window includes:
- the pum1 gene encoding pumilio homolog 1 isoform X1, producing MSSVCVLKRKAVLWQDSFSPHHRTTTPSMPVVLSSGGHAPPTGQTPQATPPSQQGVAGAGRSQDDAMVDYFFQRQHGEQPGKHRWPTGDNIHDSQVRSMDELNHDFQALALEGRAMGEQLLTGKKFWETDDSGKDGPKGIFLDQWRDSAWGASDHSVSQPIMVSRRPGQGFHGGGEVGVGSVMSPRSESGGLGVSMVEYVLSSSPADKLDSCLRKGPYGQRDGEVEEDKREKPKATFEGEKLKELTEGETDVICDVINPNGLPVQNGLDVDVKDFGRNPGNMPPPGPEGDLLGGPGGVGPEGLTPLGGGGGPKPPEDFSGVEQGGVTMDPMESVMEPLQFDYNSQMQMDSAPTVGLFDYTNQQQLFQRNNALAVQQLTAAQQQQYALAAAQQPHIGLAPAFVPNPYIISAAPPGTDPYAAGLAAAATLGPAVMPPQYYGVTPWGVYPANLFQQQAAAANSSANQQAASQGQQNQQQVMRAGANQRPLTPSQGQQGQQNDQLVAAAAVNSALAFGQGLAAGVPGYPVLAPAAYYDQTGALVVNTGARSGPVRLMAPASVIISPSAAQAVAAAAASAGGANGGLGGGANGPFRAMTSQQPQQQGGPGGALGGSSFYGSSSLSSSSQSSSLFSQGSAQPGPGSASLGFSQPTSSSLGATLGATLGGFGTAVANSSGGSGSRRDSLTGNNELYKRTPSSLTPIGHGGFYNGTLGFSPSPGPVGMPLPNQGPSHSLTPPPSLSNHSSSSNLNLGGLTNGSGRFISAAPGAEAKYRSAASSGSSLFSPSSQLFPSSRLRYGMSDVMPSGRSRLLEDFRNNRYPNLQLRDIAGHIMEFSQDQHGSRFIQLKLERASSAERQLVFSEILQAAYQLMVDVFGNYVIQKFFEFGSLDQKLALAERIRGHVLSLALQMYGCRVIQKALEFIPSDQQVISEMVRELDGHVLKCVKDQNGNHVVQKCIECVQPHALHFIIDAFKGQVFALSTHPYGCRVIQRILEHCLPEQTLPILEELHQHTEQLVQDQYGNYVIQHVLEHGRAEDKSKIVAEIRGNVLGLSQHKFASNVVEKCVTHASRAERAVLIDEVCSLTEGPHSALYTMMKDQYANYVVQKMIDVAEPTQRKIVMHKIRPHISTLRKYTYGKHILAKLEKYYMKNGVDLGPLCGPPNGIM from the exons GGTGTGGCGGGTGCTGGACGTTCCCAGGATGATGCCATGGTAGACTATTTCTTCCAGCGGCAGCATGGTGAACAGCCCGGCAAACATCGCTGGCCCACTGGAGACAACATCCATGACAGCcag gtgcGGTCCATGGATGAGCTGAACCACGACTTTCAGGCTCTAGCTCTGGAGGGACGTGCTATGGGAGAG CAGCTGCTAACTGGTAAGAAGTTCTGGGAGACGGATGACTCTGGGAAGGATGGACCCAAAGGGATCTTTCTGGACCAGTGGAGGGACAGTGCATGGGGTGCTTCAG ATCACTCAGTGTCTCAGCCAATCATGGTGTCCCGTCGGCCAGGGCAGGGTTTCCATGGCGGCGGCGAAGTTGGGGTGGGCTCAGTGATGTCACCGCGCTCTGAGAGTGGCGGGCTGGGCGTTAGCATGGTGGAGTAcgtcctctcctcctcgccGGCTGACAAACTCGATTCCTGCCTCCGGAAAGGGCCCTAT GGGCAGAGGGATGGAGAAGTGGAGGAGGACAAAAGGGAGAAGCCAAAGGCAACATTTGAAGGAGAGAAACTGAAAGAATTGACAGAAGGTGAAACTGATGTCATCTGCGACGTCATCAACCCCAATGGGCTTCCTGTGCAGAACGGCCTCGACGTTGACGTCAAAGATTTTGG TCGTAACCCAGGCAACATGCCGCCCCCTGGCCCAGAGGGTGATCTGCTCGGAGGTCCCGGAGGTGTAGGGCCTGAGGGCCTGACACCCCTGGGAGGTGGTGGAGGCCCTAAACCTCCTGAGGACTTCTCTGGCGTGGAACAAGGTGGTGTCACCATGGACCCCATGGAGTCAGTGATGGAGCCGCTCCAGTTTGACTACAACTCTCAGATGCAGATGGACTCTGCACCCACTGTGGGCTTATTTGATTACACCAACCAGCAGCAG CTGTTTCAGAGAAACAACGCCCTAGCAGTGCAGCAGTTAACAGCTGCCCAACAACAGCAGTACGCCCTGGCAGCAGCGCAGCAGCCACACATTg GTCTGGCCCCAGCATTTGTGCCCAATCCTTACATCATCAGTGCTGCTCCACCAGGGACAGACCCTTACGCAGCCGgactagcagcagcagctacactCG GTCCGGCAGTGATGCCTCCCCAGTACTACGGAGTGACCCCCTGGGGGGTCTATCCTGCCAAccttttccagcagcaggcgGCTGCAGCCAACAGCTCGGCCAATCAGCAGGCGGCGAGCCAGGGCCAGCAGAACCAACAGCAG GTGATGCGTGCTGGGGCCAACCAGCGACCTTTGACCCCCAGCCAAGGTCAACAGGGTCAGCAGAATGACCAGCtggttgcagcagcagcagtcaacTCAGCCCTGGCCTTTGGGCAGGGGTTAGCAGCAGGAGTCCCTG GCTATCCGGTCCTGGCCCCCGCAGCCTACTATGATCAGACAGGGGCCCTGGTAGTCAACACTGGAGCTAGGAGTGGCCCTGTCCGCCTCATGGCCCCTGCCTCTGTCATCATATCTCCTTCCGCAGCACAAGCCG ttgcagcagcagcagcctccgCCGGTGGTGCCAACGGTGGTCTGGGAGGTGGGGCCAACGGACCGTTTCGTGCCATGACAtcccagcagcctcagcagcaggGTGGACCCGGTGGCGCTCTGGGAGGAAGCTCCTTCTACGGatcctcctccctcagctcGTCCTCCCAGagctcctctcttttctcacaaGGCTCTGCCCAGCCCGGACCTGGTTCTGCCTCTCTGGGCTTCAGCCAGCCCACCTCCTCATCCCTCGGTGCCACACTGGGGGCCACACTGGGAGGCTTTGGCACTGCAG tGGCCAACTCGAGTGGTGGCAGTGGTTCCAGGCGGGACTCTCTGACAGGCAACAATGAGCTGTACAAGCGCACGCCCTCCAGCCTCACCCCGATTGGCCATGGAGGCTTTTATAACGGCACCTTGGGCTTCAGTCCTTCCCCTGGTCCCGTGGGCATGCCCCTACCCAACCAGGGCCCCTCCCATTCCCTCACACCTCCACCTTCCCTGTCCAATCACAGCTCCTCGTCCAACCTCAATCTCG GAGGCCTGACCAATGGCAGTGGACGTTTCATCTCTGCAGCCCCAGGAGCGGAGGCCAAGTACCGCAGCGCCGCCAGCTCAGGCTCCTCCCTCTTTTCACCCAGCAGCCAGCTGTTCCCGTCGTCACGGCTACGTTATGGCATGTCGGACGTGATGCCGTCAGGCCGGAGCCGCCTGCTGGAGGACTTCAGGAACAACCGCTACCCCAACCTGCAGCTCAGAGACATCGCTGGCCACATTATGGAGTTCAGCCAGGACCAGCACGGCAGCAG GTTTATCCAGCTGAAATTGGAGCGAGCCAGTTCAGCAGAGCGCCAGCTTGTCTTCAGTGAGATATTGCAGGCGGCCTACCAGCTCATGGTTGACGTCTTTGGAAATTACGTCATCCAAAAGTtctttgag tttggcAGCCTTGACCAGAAGCTGGCTCTGGCAGAGCGGATCCGGGGTCATGTGCTCTCCCTGGCCCTGCAGATGTACGGTTGTAGGGTCATTCAGAAAGCTCTGGAGTTCATCCCCTCTGATCAGCAGGTCATT AGTGAGATGGTGCGGGAGCTGGACGGCCATGTGTTGAAGTGTGTGAAGGACCAGAACGGTAACCACGTGGTGCAGAAGTGTATCGAGTGTGTCCAGCCTCACGCTCTGCACTTCATCATAGACGCCTTCAAGGGACAG GTCTTCGCCCTCTCAACACACCCCTATGGCTGCCGAGTCATCCAGCGCATTCTCGAACACTGCCTTCCTGAACAGACGCTGCCTATACTGGAGGAGCTccatcaacacacagagcagctagtgcag GACCAGTATGGTAACTATGTCATCCAGCACGTTTTGGAGCACGGCCGAGCTGAGGATAAGAGCAAGATAGTGGCTGAGATCAGAGGCAATGTACTGGGACTCAGCCAGCACAAGTTTGCAAG TAACGTGGTGGAGAAGTGTGTGACCCATGCGTCTCGGGCAGAACGGGCAGTTCTGATAGACGAGGTGTGCAGCCTGactgagggcccccacagtgCCTTATACACCATGATGAAGGACCAGTACGCCAACTACGTGGTGCAGAAAATGATCGATGTGGCCGAGCCCACACAGCGCAAGATCGTAATGCACAAG atcCGACCCCACATTTCCACCCTGAGGAAGTACACGTATGGAAAACACATCCTGGCCAAGCTGGAGAAGTACTACATGAAGAACGGCGTCgacctgggtcctctctgtggCCCTCCTAATGGCATCATGTAA
- the pum1 gene encoding pumilio homolog 1 isoform X2, with protein MSSVCVLKRKAVLWQDSFSPHHRTTTPSMPVVLSSGGHAPPTGQTPQATPPSQQGVAGAGRSQDDAMVDYFFQRQHGEQPGKHRWPTGDNIHDSQVRSMDELNHDFQALALEGRAMGELLTGKKFWETDDSGKDGPKGIFLDQWRDSAWGASDHSVSQPIMVSRRPGQGFHGGGEVGVGSVMSPRSESGGLGVSMVEYVLSSSPADKLDSCLRKGPYGQRDGEVEEDKREKPKATFEGEKLKELTEGETDVICDVINPNGLPVQNGLDVDVKDFGRNPGNMPPPGPEGDLLGGPGGVGPEGLTPLGGGGGPKPPEDFSGVEQGGVTMDPMESVMEPLQFDYNSQMQMDSAPTVGLFDYTNQQQLFQRNNALAVQQLTAAQQQQYALAAAQQPHIGLAPAFVPNPYIISAAPPGTDPYAAGLAAAATLGPAVMPPQYYGVTPWGVYPANLFQQQAAAANSSANQQAASQGQQNQQQVMRAGANQRPLTPSQGQQGQQNDQLVAAAAVNSALAFGQGLAAGVPGYPVLAPAAYYDQTGALVVNTGARSGPVRLMAPASVIISPSAAQAVAAAAASAGGANGGLGGGANGPFRAMTSQQPQQQGGPGGALGGSSFYGSSSLSSSSQSSSLFSQGSAQPGPGSASLGFSQPTSSSLGATLGATLGGFGTAVANSSGGSGSRRDSLTGNNELYKRTPSSLTPIGHGGFYNGTLGFSPSPGPVGMPLPNQGPSHSLTPPPSLSNHSSSSNLNLGGLTNGSGRFISAAPGAEAKYRSAASSGSSLFSPSSQLFPSSRLRYGMSDVMPSGRSRLLEDFRNNRYPNLQLRDIAGHIMEFSQDQHGSRFIQLKLERASSAERQLVFSEILQAAYQLMVDVFGNYVIQKFFEFGSLDQKLALAERIRGHVLSLALQMYGCRVIQKALEFIPSDQQVISEMVRELDGHVLKCVKDQNGNHVVQKCIECVQPHALHFIIDAFKGQVFALSTHPYGCRVIQRILEHCLPEQTLPILEELHQHTEQLVQDQYGNYVIQHVLEHGRAEDKSKIVAEIRGNVLGLSQHKFASNVVEKCVTHASRAERAVLIDEVCSLTEGPHSALYTMMKDQYANYVVQKMIDVAEPTQRKIVMHKIRPHISTLRKYTYGKHILAKLEKYYMKNGVDLGPLCGPPNGIM; from the exons GGTGTGGCGGGTGCTGGACGTTCCCAGGATGATGCCATGGTAGACTATTTCTTCCAGCGGCAGCATGGTGAACAGCCCGGCAAACATCGCTGGCCCACTGGAGACAACATCCATGACAGCcag gtgcGGTCCATGGATGAGCTGAACCACGACTTTCAGGCTCTAGCTCTGGAGGGACGTGCTATGGGAGAG CTGCTAACTGGTAAGAAGTTCTGGGAGACGGATGACTCTGGGAAGGATGGACCCAAAGGGATCTTTCTGGACCAGTGGAGGGACAGTGCATGGGGTGCTTCAG ATCACTCAGTGTCTCAGCCAATCATGGTGTCCCGTCGGCCAGGGCAGGGTTTCCATGGCGGCGGCGAAGTTGGGGTGGGCTCAGTGATGTCACCGCGCTCTGAGAGTGGCGGGCTGGGCGTTAGCATGGTGGAGTAcgtcctctcctcctcgccGGCTGACAAACTCGATTCCTGCCTCCGGAAAGGGCCCTAT GGGCAGAGGGATGGAGAAGTGGAGGAGGACAAAAGGGAGAAGCCAAAGGCAACATTTGAAGGAGAGAAACTGAAAGAATTGACAGAAGGTGAAACTGATGTCATCTGCGACGTCATCAACCCCAATGGGCTTCCTGTGCAGAACGGCCTCGACGTTGACGTCAAAGATTTTGG TCGTAACCCAGGCAACATGCCGCCCCCTGGCCCAGAGGGTGATCTGCTCGGAGGTCCCGGAGGTGTAGGGCCTGAGGGCCTGACACCCCTGGGAGGTGGTGGAGGCCCTAAACCTCCTGAGGACTTCTCTGGCGTGGAACAAGGTGGTGTCACCATGGACCCCATGGAGTCAGTGATGGAGCCGCTCCAGTTTGACTACAACTCTCAGATGCAGATGGACTCTGCACCCACTGTGGGCTTATTTGATTACACCAACCAGCAGCAG CTGTTTCAGAGAAACAACGCCCTAGCAGTGCAGCAGTTAACAGCTGCCCAACAACAGCAGTACGCCCTGGCAGCAGCGCAGCAGCCACACATTg GTCTGGCCCCAGCATTTGTGCCCAATCCTTACATCATCAGTGCTGCTCCACCAGGGACAGACCCTTACGCAGCCGgactagcagcagcagctacactCG GTCCGGCAGTGATGCCTCCCCAGTACTACGGAGTGACCCCCTGGGGGGTCTATCCTGCCAAccttttccagcagcaggcgGCTGCAGCCAACAGCTCGGCCAATCAGCAGGCGGCGAGCCAGGGCCAGCAGAACCAACAGCAG GTGATGCGTGCTGGGGCCAACCAGCGACCTTTGACCCCCAGCCAAGGTCAACAGGGTCAGCAGAATGACCAGCtggttgcagcagcagcagtcaacTCAGCCCTGGCCTTTGGGCAGGGGTTAGCAGCAGGAGTCCCTG GCTATCCGGTCCTGGCCCCCGCAGCCTACTATGATCAGACAGGGGCCCTGGTAGTCAACACTGGAGCTAGGAGTGGCCCTGTCCGCCTCATGGCCCCTGCCTCTGTCATCATATCTCCTTCCGCAGCACAAGCCG ttgcagcagcagcagcctccgCCGGTGGTGCCAACGGTGGTCTGGGAGGTGGGGCCAACGGACCGTTTCGTGCCATGACAtcccagcagcctcagcagcaggGTGGACCCGGTGGCGCTCTGGGAGGAAGCTCCTTCTACGGatcctcctccctcagctcGTCCTCCCAGagctcctctcttttctcacaaGGCTCTGCCCAGCCCGGACCTGGTTCTGCCTCTCTGGGCTTCAGCCAGCCCACCTCCTCATCCCTCGGTGCCACACTGGGGGCCACACTGGGAGGCTTTGGCACTGCAG tGGCCAACTCGAGTGGTGGCAGTGGTTCCAGGCGGGACTCTCTGACAGGCAACAATGAGCTGTACAAGCGCACGCCCTCCAGCCTCACCCCGATTGGCCATGGAGGCTTTTATAACGGCACCTTGGGCTTCAGTCCTTCCCCTGGTCCCGTGGGCATGCCCCTACCCAACCAGGGCCCCTCCCATTCCCTCACACCTCCACCTTCCCTGTCCAATCACAGCTCCTCGTCCAACCTCAATCTCG GAGGCCTGACCAATGGCAGTGGACGTTTCATCTCTGCAGCCCCAGGAGCGGAGGCCAAGTACCGCAGCGCCGCCAGCTCAGGCTCCTCCCTCTTTTCACCCAGCAGCCAGCTGTTCCCGTCGTCACGGCTACGTTATGGCATGTCGGACGTGATGCCGTCAGGCCGGAGCCGCCTGCTGGAGGACTTCAGGAACAACCGCTACCCCAACCTGCAGCTCAGAGACATCGCTGGCCACATTATGGAGTTCAGCCAGGACCAGCACGGCAGCAG GTTTATCCAGCTGAAATTGGAGCGAGCCAGTTCAGCAGAGCGCCAGCTTGTCTTCAGTGAGATATTGCAGGCGGCCTACCAGCTCATGGTTGACGTCTTTGGAAATTACGTCATCCAAAAGTtctttgag tttggcAGCCTTGACCAGAAGCTGGCTCTGGCAGAGCGGATCCGGGGTCATGTGCTCTCCCTGGCCCTGCAGATGTACGGTTGTAGGGTCATTCAGAAAGCTCTGGAGTTCATCCCCTCTGATCAGCAGGTCATT AGTGAGATGGTGCGGGAGCTGGACGGCCATGTGTTGAAGTGTGTGAAGGACCAGAACGGTAACCACGTGGTGCAGAAGTGTATCGAGTGTGTCCAGCCTCACGCTCTGCACTTCATCATAGACGCCTTCAAGGGACAG GTCTTCGCCCTCTCAACACACCCCTATGGCTGCCGAGTCATCCAGCGCATTCTCGAACACTGCCTTCCTGAACAGACGCTGCCTATACTGGAGGAGCTccatcaacacacagagcagctagtgcag GACCAGTATGGTAACTATGTCATCCAGCACGTTTTGGAGCACGGCCGAGCTGAGGATAAGAGCAAGATAGTGGCTGAGATCAGAGGCAATGTACTGGGACTCAGCCAGCACAAGTTTGCAAG TAACGTGGTGGAGAAGTGTGTGACCCATGCGTCTCGGGCAGAACGGGCAGTTCTGATAGACGAGGTGTGCAGCCTGactgagggcccccacagtgCCTTATACACCATGATGAAGGACCAGTACGCCAACTACGTGGTGCAGAAAATGATCGATGTGGCCGAGCCCACACAGCGCAAGATCGTAATGCACAAG atcCGACCCCACATTTCCACCCTGAGGAAGTACACGTATGGAAAACACATCCTGGCCAAGCTGGAGAAGTACTACATGAAGAACGGCGTCgacctgggtcctctctgtggCCCTCCTAATGGCATCATGTAA